One Fusobacterium nucleatum genomic window carries:
- the leuD gene encoding 3-isopropylmalate dehydratase small subunit, whose product MKAFTKFQGTIVPIMNDNIDTDQLIPKQYLKSTEKTGFGKYLFDEWRYNEDGSDNLNFNLNKAEYKKGTILITGENFGCGSSREHAAWALQDYGFHVIVAGGYSGIFYMNWLNNGHLPITLPKEDRDELSKLSGNTVITVDLENNKLSANGKDYFFKLEETWKERLLKGLDSIGLTLQHEDKIKEFENKNY is encoded by the coding sequence ATGAAAGCTTTTACAAAATTTCAAGGAACTATTGTCCCTATAATGAATGATAATATTGACACTGATCAATTAATTCCTAAACAATATTTAAAAAGTACTGAGAAAACTGGCTTTGGAAAGTATCTTTTTGATGAATGGAGATATAATGAAGATGGAAGTGATAATTTAAACTTTAATCTTAATAAAGCTGAATATAAAAAAGGAACTATTTTAATCACAGGAGAAAACTTTGGTTGTGGTTCTTCAAGAGAACATGCTGCTTGGGCATTACAAGACTATGGTTTTCATGTTATTGTGGCAGGAGGATATTCTGGAATATTCTATATGAACTGGTTAAATAATGGACACCTTCCAATAACTTTACCAAAAGAAGATAGAGATGAACTTTCTAAACTTTCTGGTAATACAGTTATTACTGTTGACCTAGAAAATAATAAGCTTAGTGCCAATGGAAAAGATTATTTCTTTAAACTTGAAGAAACTTGGAAAGAAAGATTGTTAAAAGGTTTAGATTCTATTGGTTTAACTCTTCAACATGAAGATAAAATTAAAGAATTTGAAAATAAAAACTATTAA
- the leuC gene encoding 3-isopropylmalate dehydratase large subunit, protein MKTLFDKVWEKHVITGNEGEAQLLYIDLHLIHEVTSPQAFSGLRIAERKVRRPDLTFGTMDHNTPTIMEDRYNIVDETSKAQLDALKKNCEEFGIELADMFNERNGIVHMVGPELGLTLPGKTVVCGDSHTATHGAFGAIAFGIGTSEVEHVLATQTLWQKKPKTMGIEISGKLQKGVYAKDIILHLIKTYGIALGNGYAFEFFGDTIKNLSMEERMTICNMAIEAGGKSGIIAPDEITFEYIKNREFSPKGKDLEKKINEWKELYTDDVSAFDKYIKLDVSNLVPQVTWGTNPEMGMNITDNFPEIKDLNYEKAYKYMDLTPGDSPKNIHLKHVFIGSCTNGRLSDLEVVAKIVKGKKVHPNIKAVIVPGSQIVKKQAEEKGFAKIFLDAGFEWREAGCSTCLGMNPDLIPSGEHCASTSNRNFEGRQGKGARTHLVSPAMAAAAAIYGHFIDIRELKEVQE, encoded by the coding sequence ATGAAAACTTTATTTGACAAAGTATGGGAAAAGCATGTTATTACAGGAAATGAAGGTGAGGCACAACTTCTATATATAGATTTACATTTAATCCATGAAGTTACTTCTCCACAAGCTTTTTCTGGACTGAGAATTGCAGAGCGTAAAGTTAGAAGACCTGACTTAACTTTTGGAACTATGGATCATAATACTCCTACTATTATGGAAGATAGATATAATATTGTTGATGAGACTTCAAAAGCACAACTTGATGCTTTAAAAAAGAATTGTGAAGAATTTGGAATTGAACTTGCTGATATGTTCAATGAAAGAAATGGAATAGTGCATATGGTAGGACCAGAGCTAGGACTTACTCTTCCAGGAAAAACTGTTGTATGTGGAGATAGCCATACTGCAACTCATGGAGCTTTTGGAGCGATAGCTTTTGGAATAGGTACAAGTGAAGTAGAACATGTTTTAGCAACTCAAACATTATGGCAAAAGAAACCTAAAACTATGGGTATAGAAATAAGTGGGAAATTACAAAAAGGTGTCTATGCAAAAGACATTATCTTACATTTAATTAAAACTTATGGAATTGCTTTAGGAAATGGTTATGCTTTTGAATTTTTTGGAGATACTATAAAAAATTTATCTATGGAAGAAAGAATGACTATTTGCAATATGGCTATTGAAGCTGGTGGTAAATCTGGAATTATTGCTCCTGATGAAATTACTTTTGAATATATTAAAAATAGAGAATTTTCTCCAAAGGGTAAAGACTTAGAAAAGAAAATCAATGAATGGAAAGAGCTATATACTGATGATGTGTCTGCTTTTGATAAATATATAAAATTAGATGTTTCTAATCTTGTTCCACAAGTTACTTGGGGAACAAATCCTGAAATGGGAATGAATATAACTGATAACTTCCCAGAAATAAAAGACTTAAACTATGAAAAAGCATATAAATATATGGACTTAACTCCTGGAGATTCTCCTAAGAATATACATTTAAAACATGTCTTTATTGGTTCTTGTACTAATGGAAGATTAAGTGACTTAGAAGTTGTAGCTAAGATTGTTAAAGGTAAAAAAGTTCATCCTAATATAAAGGCTGTCATAGTTCCAGGTTCTCAAATAGTTAAAAAACAAGCAGAAGAAAAAGGTTTTGCTAAAATATTCTTAGATGCAGGTTTTGAATGGAGAGAAGCAGGTTGCTCAACTTGTTTAGGAATGAATCCTGATTTAATACCAAGTGGAGAACATTGTGCCTCAACATCTAATAGAAATTTTGAGGGTAGACAAGGAAAAGGTGCAAGAACTCATCTTGTAAGTCCTGCTATGGCTGCTGCTGCTGCAATCTATGGACATTTTATTGACATTAGAGAATTGAAGGAGGTGCAAGAATAA